One region of uncultured Campylobacter sp. genomic DNA includes:
- a CDS encoding lipoprotein required for motility codes for MKKIAFAVFAVTAFLVSGCSKKSVEPKQEVVIQKVDKEDIRNVMKQEKMIYDLEPVDAIFSAVGEGIAPTNVVSHAQALALAKRAAIIDGYRQLTEKLYGVKITSKDTVRDAILRDSSITAQVAGLIKNAAIIEQDFKDGLYRVRMEMKIDQNKWQEIFAY; via the coding sequence ATGAAGAAAATCGCATTCGCAGTTTTTGCCGTCACTGCTTTTTTAGTCAGCGGCTGCTCTAAAAAATCGGTTGAGCCAAAGCAAGAGGTCGTCATCCAAAAAGTCGATAAAGAAGACATCAGAAACGTGATGAAACAAGAAAAGATGATATACGATCTTGAGCCGGTAGATGCGATATTTAGCGCAGTAGGCGAAGGCATAGCCCCAACAAACGTCGTATCTCACGCCCAAGCTCTAGCTCTAGCCAAACGCGCTGCCATTATAGACGGCTACAGACAGCTAACCGAAAAATTATACGGCGTTAAAATCACATCAAAAGATACCGTTCGCGACGCGATCCTTAGAGACTCCAGCATCACAGCCCAAGTCGCAGGCCTAATCAAAAACGCGGCTATCATCGAGCAGGACTTTAAAGACGGGCTTTATCGCGTCAGAATGGAAATGAAAATAGACCAAAACAAGTGGCAAGAAATTTTTGCTTATTGA
- a CDS encoding aspartate-semialdehyde dehydrogenase, whose amino-acid sequence MRKFNVAVVGATGAVGEELFRVMEEVDFPVGELLPLASAKSAGTQIEFKGKNYKVVELTETVFDEHEIDIAFFSAGGSVSEKYAKFAAASGAVVIDNTSHFRMDADVPLVVPECNPQDIMQWKNRGIIANPNCSTIQMVQILKPLDDAYGINRVDVATYQAASGAGKEGMEELVLQLQKFFEFKLDECEPKVFAHQLAFNVIPHIDVFLDNDYTKEEMKMVNETQKILHKNMEVSATCVRVPVLRSHSEAITIHFDRDVDAATAREILRKAPSIVVVDEPAAKKYPMPSISSDTNETYVGRIRADNYRKNILHLWCSADQIRVGAATNAVRIAQKWIEMQE is encoded by the coding sequence ATGAGAAAATTTAACGTTGCCGTCGTGGGCGCGACGGGCGCAGTCGGAGAGGAGCTTTTCCGCGTTATGGAGGAGGTGGATTTCCCTGTAGGCGAGCTACTACCGCTAGCAAGCGCTAAAAGCGCGGGCACCCAAATAGAGTTTAAGGGCAAAAACTACAAAGTCGTGGAGCTCACCGAGACCGTTTTTGACGAGCACGAGATCGACATAGCGTTTTTTAGCGCGGGCGGATCGGTATCCGAAAAATACGCTAAATTCGCGGCCGCCAGCGGCGCCGTCGTGATCGACAACACCAGCCACTTTAGGATGGACGCGGACGTGCCATTGGTCGTGCCCGAATGCAACCCGCAGGATATCATGCAGTGGAAAAACCGCGGCATCATCGCCAATCCAAACTGCTCAACCATCCAAATGGTGCAAATTTTAAAACCGCTAGACGACGCGTACGGTATCAACCGCGTGGACGTGGCGACCTATCAGGCGGCCTCGGGTGCCGGCAAAGAGGGCATGGAGGAGTTAGTCTTACAGCTGCAAAAGTTTTTCGAGTTTAAGCTTGATGAGTGCGAGCCGAAAGTCTTCGCGCACCAGCTAGCCTTTAACGTCATCCCGCACATCGACGTGTTTTTGGACAACGACTACACGAAAGAGGAGATGAAAATGGTCAACGAGACCCAAAAAATCCTCCACAAAAATATGGAAGTGAGCGCGACCTGCGTGCGCGTGCCGGTGCTTCGCAGCCACTCAGAGGCTATCACGATTCATTTTGATAGAGACGTGGACGCCGCAACCGCCCGCGAAATTTTGCGCAAAGCGCCTAGCATCGTGGTCGTGGACGAGCCGGCCGCGAAAAAATACCCGATGCCAAGCATCTCAAGCGACACCAACGAAACCTACGTCGGACGCATCAGAGCGGATAACTACCGCAAAAACATCCTTCATCTGTGGTGCAGCGCCGATCAGATCCGCGTGGGAGCGGCGACCAATGCCGTAAGAATCGCGCAAAAATGGATAGAAATGCAGGAATAA
- a CDS encoding ribose-phosphate pyrophosphokinase, whose amino-acid sequence MRGYKIFSGTANVEFSKKISHYLSLPLSEATIKRFSDGEISVQIGESVRGKDIFIIQPTCAPANVNLMELLILTDALKRSSASSITAVVPYFGYARQDRKAAPRVPITAKLVANMMQTAGIDRVVTIDLHAGQIQGFFDIPVDNLYGSIIFNDHIKNKNLKNPIIASPDIGGVARARSVAKALNLDIVIVDKRREKANESEVMNVIGDVAGKDVILVDDMIDTGGTIVKAAKVFKERGATSVIACCTHAVLSGKAYENLADSALDELVVTDTIPLREENEKIKVLSVAPIFGEVIRRVYHNESVNSLFD is encoded by the coding sequence ATGAGAGGTTACAAAATCTTTTCGGGCACCGCAAACGTAGAGTTTTCAAAGAAAATTTCGCATTATTTATCGCTTCCGCTTAGCGAAGCTACGATCAAGCGCTTTAGCGACGGCGAGATCAGCGTGCAGATCGGCGAGAGCGTGCGCGGCAAGGACATTTTCATCATCCAGCCTACTTGCGCGCCTGCAAACGTAAATTTGATGGAGCTTTTGATCCTAACCGACGCGCTTAAGCGCAGCTCGGCTAGCTCGATAACGGCTGTGGTGCCTTATTTCGGCTATGCGCGCCAAGACCGCAAGGCTGCTCCCCGCGTGCCTATCACGGCAAAGCTCGTGGCAAATATGATGCAAACGGCAGGCATCGATCGCGTCGTCACGATCGACCTTCATGCAGGCCAAATTCAGGGTTTTTTTGATATCCCCGTCGATAACCTCTACGGTTCGATCATCTTTAACGACCATATCAAAAATAAAAATCTCAAAAATCCAATCATCGCTAGCCCCGATATCGGCGGCGTCGCGCGCGCTAGAAGCGTCGCAAAAGCCCTAAATCTCGATATCGTCATCGTCGATAAACGCCGCGAAAAAGCCAACGAAAGCGAAGTAATGAACGTAATCGGCGACGTGGCGGGCAAGGACGTGATACTAGTCGATGATATGATCGACACGGGCGGTACGATAGTAAAGGCGGCAAAAGTCTTTAAAGAGCGCGGTGCAACCTCTGTAATAGCGTGCTGCACGCATGCGGTGCTCTCGGGCAAAGCCTACGAAAACCTAGCAGATAGCGCGCTAGATGAGCTAGTGGTAACCGACACGATACCGCTACGCGAGGAAAACGAGAAGATAAAAGTTCTCAGCGTCGCTCCGATTTTTGGCGAAGTGATCAGACGCGTGTATCATAACGAAAGCGTAAATTCGCTATTTGATTGA
- a CDS encoding YqhA family protein has protein sequence MRKIFEKTLLFSNAFTLLPVVFGLLGAIVLFVIASYDVGKVFVAVYHYFFGDFHPENFHSEVVGEIVGAIDLYLMALVLYIFSFGIYELFISEIEELKQSKQSKVLEVHSLDELKDKLGKVIIMVLIVNFFQRILHANFTTPLEMTYLAASILALCLGLYFLHKGEH, from the coding sequence ATGCGTAAAATTTTTGAAAAAACTCTCCTCTTTAGCAACGCCTTCACGCTACTTCCCGTGGTGTTTGGATTGCTCGGCGCGATCGTACTTTTCGTTATCGCCAGCTACGACGTAGGCAAGGTTTTTGTCGCCGTTTATCACTACTTTTTCGGTGACTTTCACCCGGAGAACTTCCACTCAGAAGTCGTCGGCGAGATCGTGGGCGCGATCGACCTCTACCTCATGGCGCTCGTGCTTTACATCTTTAGCTTCGGCATTTACGAGCTGTTTATCTCCGAGATCGAGGAGCTCAAGCAGTCCAAACAGAGCAAAGTCCTCGAGGTGCACTCGCTCGACGAGCTCAAGGACAAACTGGGCAAAGTCATCATCATGGTGCTTATCGTTAACTTTTTCCAGCGCATCTTGCACGCAAATTTCACCACTCCGCTTGAGATGACCTACCTTGCGGCCTCGATTTTGGCGCTTTGCTTGGGGCTTTATTTCCTACACAAGGGCGAGCACTGA
- a CDS encoding sigma-54 dependent transcriptional regulator, whose translation MNIVIVEDDINMRKSLEIALGEYNDLKIKSYKSAVEALKKMDENTDLIITDINMPQMDGLEFIKRLEGKFDVIIITGNASLNKAIESMRLGVKDFLTKPFDVQMLYEAIKRVEFLKQKAPNIHVNLTEERTSSSVDSSDFAASSPALEYALNLSKRVAKTDASVMLMGESGVGKELFAKFIHKNSPRKDGPFIAINMAAIPENLIESELFGFEKGAFTDASAMKKGQFELADGGTLFLDEIGEMPINLQPKLLRAIQEREITRLGATKSIKIDVRIVSATNADLPELIQSGKFREDLFYRLNTVPVAIPPLRERKEEILPIAERFLEQSCGEFGLGAKHFSEAAVKELQKYDFPGNIRELISVVQRAAILSESEEIQPSDLFLQARSRK comes from the coding sequence ATGAACATAGTGATAGTAGAAGACGACATCAATATGCGCAAGTCCCTTGAAATCGCGCTTGGCGAATACAACGATCTAAAAATCAAAAGTTATAAAAGCGCGGTCGAGGCTCTCAAAAAAATGGACGAAAATACCGATTTAATTATTACGGATATCAATATGCCTCAAATGGACGGGCTAGAGTTCATCAAGCGCCTGGAGGGCAAATTTGACGTCATCATCATAACCGGTAACGCCTCGCTAAACAAAGCCATAGAGAGTATGCGTCTTGGCGTAAAGGATTTTTTAACCAAGCCTTTTGATGTGCAGATGCTTTACGAGGCGATTAAAAGGGTAGAGTTTTTAAAACAAAAAGCTCCGAATATTCACGTAAATTTAACTGAGGAGCGCACGAGCTCCAGCGTAGATTCTAGCGATTTTGCCGCCAGCTCGCCCGCGCTTGAGTACGCCCTAAATTTAAGCAAGCGCGTCGCAAAAACGGACGCTTCGGTGATGCTGATGGGCGAAAGCGGCGTGGGCAAGGAGCTTTTTGCTAAATTTATCCACAAAAACTCGCCGCGCAAAGACGGGCCGTTTATCGCGATAAATATGGCCGCGATCCCAGAAAATTTGATAGAAAGCGAGCTTTTTGGCTTTGAAAAAGGGGCATTTACCGACGCTTCGGCTATGAAAAAGGGGCAGTTTGAGCTAGCCGACGGCGGTACGCTATTTCTAGACGAGATCGGCGAGATGCCTATAAATTTGCAGCCAAAGCTCCTGCGCGCGATCCAGGAGCGCGAGATCACGCGCCTTGGTGCGACGAAAAGCATCAAAATCGATGTCCGTATCGTTTCAGCGACCAATGCCGACCTGCCCGAACTCATACAAAGCGGTAAATTTAGAGAAGATCTGTTTTATCGCCTAAACACCGTTCCCGTTGCCATCCCGCCGCTAAGAGAGCGCAAAGAGGAGATCTTGCCTATCGCGGAGCGTTTTTTAGAGCAAAGCTGCGGCGAATTCGGCCTTGGGGCGAAACATTTTTCCGAGGCCGCCGTTAAAGAGCTTCAAAAATACGACTTTCCGGGCAATATCCGCGAGCTAATCTCCGTCGTGCAGCGAGCGGCGATCCTAAGCGAAAGCGAGGAGATACAACCAAGCGATCTTTTTTTGCAAGCTCGCAGCAGAAAGTAG
- a CDS encoding DUF748 domain-containing protein has translation MQKSKKIALIILGSLAGLLLIYALAGFFGVPYALKNTLPAKLKDMNASFSVAEAKFNPFTFELNVTRPELNTTVPLFSAEQIDVKLKPFSLFKKLAEVDILRLESPSVNIARDKNGTLNLATFLGESNATSTENNETSGINFALNSTKIIGGSFAYSDESLKQPFSAKFEGINYEISGINTEQNSAGKHVFDANSTLAQKLDWQGGIDLAPLRVYGELSLKDFNVRPVALSFIDTNDLRINSALINAKTSYELIADGGVIKAALKNAALNLKSFEAQLEGQNLSLEELDLPSIEISALAGEKRSFAADIGEIKFKNTSFKGEVQANLNKLNLSGVALKADINEKGDTNASAALKTMSISGINLTEKSVGEIKLKDANASELGAKINGQNIAASLKNLTLSTVSAPAGKNGAASLEKLIINAPKFTLENNASTASIGEIKAQKIALKTKNKEIAAVAEIGVKDADLDLAKTALRIGSVSINKPKFTTELKENGELSAISELGLNGEKTAAKKSSSKSKTESVKKPAKSQKTIEKTAAKKSKKTEQKSAQDTKSGFKFSVKNVAVTGADIGITHVFEGQKIAHKFDGLNVNLQNISENFGAPVSTKIDMKSSQKLNLAFSGKITPEPLNIEADVKLNDANLPRYFAYAKNYLDASLKSGELNAELNVKYAADASVSGKANIANIELADGSGDKVFAFKNLKLSKISFAKNFLNLDRVTLSAPFLKAHLNKERELNLSRLVKNKDGAKAEKTANAEPKKTSVTDKKDTKTEHKTNDAKASKQDQKEGDFGFAVKQILVEGGEVDFSDASLFMPFATRIAKLDGVLFEVDQKRPTMGTFEGVVGKSGFSKIGLKLLPFDLKKSTEIKLGFKDIDLKDVTPYSGQFLGYKIEKGKLNLTLNYEVADSKLKGSNIVNLDTLTLGEKVESKDAVDLPLSLAISILSDQNNQINIDLPVEGDLNDPDFKYGGIVWAAVKKLFADITLAPFRFLGNALGLGSEDLSTIDFMAASNELIVSEQAKIGDFIKLTSAKPKMKLSITPVYADVDEEAFKNEKLNAKIAQTMAQTGKDYAGALAMLAPSVKDGDEKAQREAALKGIEVEKERLIKLANSRAQVVKDALIKAGLDQNRIEIKKPEKTDAKQGEYASVMMGATQ, from the coding sequence ATGCAAAAAAGTAAAAAAATTGCTCTTATTATCCTAGGCTCGCTTGCGGGCTTGCTACTCATCTACGCGCTTGCAGGCTTTTTTGGCGTTCCTTACGCGCTTAAAAATACCTTGCCAGCAAAGTTAAAGGATATGAACGCGAGTTTTAGCGTGGCGGAGGCTAAATTTAATCCCTTTACCTTCGAGCTAAACGTTACGCGCCCCGAGCTAAACACGACCGTGCCGCTTTTTAGCGCGGAGCAAATCGACGTCAAGCTTAAGCCTTTTTCGCTCTTTAAAAAGCTAGCAGAAGTCGATATTTTACGCCTTGAAAGCCCAAGCGTAAATATCGCTAGAGATAAAAACGGCACGCTAAATTTAGCTACGTTTTTAGGCGAGTCAAACGCTACTAGCACCGAAAATAACGAAACTAGCGGTATAAATTTCGCTCTAAACAGCACAAAGATAATCGGCGGCTCGTTTGCCTACTCGGACGAGAGTTTAAAACAGCCTTTTAGCGCCAAATTTGAGGGCATAAACTACGAAATCTCGGGTATAAATACCGAGCAAAATAGCGCTGGCAAGCACGTCTTTGACGCAAACTCCACGCTAGCGCAAAAGCTAGACTGGCAGGGTGGGATCGACCTTGCGCCGCTTCGAGTTTACGGCGAGCTTAGCCTAAAGGACTTTAACGTTCGCCCTGTCGCGCTTAGCTTCATCGACACGAATGATCTGCGCATAAACAGCGCGCTTATAAACGCAAAAACTAGCTACGAACTAATCGCGGACGGCGGCGTTATCAAGGCTGCTTTAAAAAACGCCGCTTTAAATTTAAAGTCGTTTGAAGCGCAGCTAGAGGGGCAAAATTTGAGCCTAGAGGAGCTTGATCTACCGAGTATCGAGATAAGCGCCCTTGCCGGCGAAAAAAGAAGCTTCGCGGCCGATATCGGCGAGATAAAATTTAAAAACACGAGCTTTAAAGGCGAGGTGCAGGCAAATTTAAATAAGCTAAATTTAAGCGGCGTCGCGCTCAAGGCGGATATAAATGAAAAAGGCGATACGAACGCGTCTGCGGCGCTAAAAACTATGAGCATTAGCGGTATAAATTTGACCGAAAAAAGCGTCGGCGAGATAAAGCTAAAAGACGCAAACGCAAGCGAACTTGGCGCGAAAATAAACGGGCAAAATATCGCAGCTAGCCTAAAAAATTTAACTCTTAGCACCGTCTCCGCTCCTGCAGGCAAAAACGGCGCGGCAAGCCTAGAAAAGCTCATCATAAACGCGCCTAAATTTACGCTGGAAAATAACGCCAGCACCGCTTCTATCGGCGAGATAAAAGCTCAAAAAATCGCGCTAAAAACTAAAAATAAAGAGATCGCCGCGGTCGCTGAAATCGGCGTGAAGGACGCGGATCTAGACCTAGCTAAAACGGCGCTACGAATAGGAAGCGTAAGTATAAATAAGCCTAAATTTACAACCGAGTTAAAAGAAAACGGCGAGCTTAGCGCTATTAGCGAGCTTGGGCTAAACGGCGAAAAAACAGCCGCTAAAAAATCAAGCTCCAAAAGCAAAACCGAAAGCGTGAAAAAACCTGCCAAATCTCAAAAAACGATAGAAAAAACCGCCGCGAAAAAGAGTAAAAAAACCGAGCAAAAAAGCGCTCAAGATACAAAGAGCGGATTTAAATTTAGCGTTAAAAACGTTGCCGTTACGGGAGCTGACATAGGTATAACCCATGTCTTTGAGGGGCAAAAGATAGCGCACAAATTTGACGGGCTAAACGTAAATTTACAAAATATCAGCGAAAATTTCGGCGCGCCCGTGAGCACCAAAATCGACATGAAAAGCTCGCAAAAGCTAAATTTGGCTTTTAGCGGCAAAATCACGCCTGAGCCCCTAAATATCGAAGCGGACGTAAAGCTAAACGACGCAAATTTGCCTCGCTACTTCGCCTACGCTAAAAACTATCTGGACGCGAGCCTAAAAAGCGGCGAGCTAAACGCCGAGCTAAACGTAAAATACGCCGCGGACGCCTCCGTAAGCGGTAAGGCAAACATCGCAAACATTGAGCTTGCGGACGGCTCGGGCGATAAGGTGTTCGCCTTTAAAAACCTCAAACTATCTAAAATTTCGTTTGCGAAAAATTTCTTAAATTTAGATCGCGTGACTCTGAGCGCGCCGTTTTTAAAGGCGCATTTAAACAAGGAGCGCGAGTTAAATTTAAGCCGCCTTGTAAAAAATAAAGATGGCGCCAAGGCCGAAAAAACCGCAAATGCCGAGCCTAAAAAAACTAGCGTCACCGACAAAAAAGACACAAAAACCGAGCATAAAACAAACGACGCTAAAGCCTCTAAGCAAGACCAAAAAGAGGGCGACTTCGGATTTGCCGTGAAGCAAATTTTAGTAGAGGGCGGCGAGGTAGATTTTTCGGATGCGTCGCTATTTATGCCTTTTGCTACGAGGATAGCTAAGCTTGATGGCGTGCTATTTGAAGTGGATCAAAAACGCCCTACGATGGGTACGTTTGAGGGAGTGGTCGGCAAGAGCGGCTTTAGCAAGATCGGGCTAAAGCTACTGCCGTTTGATCTCAAAAAAAGCACCGAGATAAAACTAGGTTTTAAAGATATAGATCTAAAAGACGTGACGCCGTATAGCGGGCAGTTTTTGGGCTATAAGATAGAAAAAGGCAAGCTAAATTTGACCCTAAACTACGAGGTTGCGGACTCTAAGCTAAAAGGCAGCAACATAGTAAATCTAGACACGCTAACTCTGGGCGAAAAGGTCGAGTCTAAAGACGCGGTAGATCTGCCTTTATCGCTTGCTATCTCGATACTAAGCGATCAAAACAATCAGATAAATATCGACCTGCCTGTAGAGGGCGATCTAAACGACCCTGATTTTAAATACGGCGGCATCGTCTGGGCAGCGGTAAAAAAACTTTTTGCCGATATCACGCTGGCTCCGTTTAGATTTTTAGGAAACGCGCTGGGGCTAGGCAGCGAGGATCTAAGCACGATCGACTTTATGGCCGCTAGTAACGAGCTCATAGTCTCCGAGCAGGCTAAGATAGGCGACTTTATCAAGCTAACGAGCGCAAAGCCTAAGATGAAGTTAAGCATAACGCCCGTGTACGCAGACGTCGATGAAGAGGCGTTTAAAAACGAAAAGCTAAACGCTAAGATCGCTCAAACTATGGCGCAAACGGGCAAAGACTATGCGGGTGCGTTAGCCATGCTAGCTCCTAGCGTCAAAGACGGCGACGAAAAAGCGCAACGAGAGGCAGCGCTAAAGGGTATCGAAGTAGAAAAAGAAAGGCTAATAAAGCTAGCTAACTCACGCGCCCAGGTAGTAAAAGACGCGCTAATTAAAGCGGGCTTAGATCAAAACAGGATCGAGATTAAAAAACCTGAAAAAACGGACGCTAAGCAAGGAGAATACGCAAGCGTGATGATGGGAGCGACGCAGTAA